The Gemmatimonadota bacterium genome has a segment encoding these proteins:
- the xerD gene encoding site-specific tyrosine recombinase XerD, with the protein MTLPQLDAEVALAFHLTAFRDHLSLEAGHSPHTLEGYRRDLTRLAQFAVTKGIHEPAGLTTPVLREFVFLLKDLGLSGATIRRHISAVRTWFAFLAAEGLVTKDPSDRLETPKRWRTLPEVLSVEQVERLLEAPKVEEPLAWRDRALLELGYGAGLRVSELCNLGITDLLLSDGLVRAFGKGRKERLVPIGRAVVSALSVYLHTIRPTLDKGNSKGRVLLNARGEPLSRVGAWGIVKKRSQQAGLGKDVTPHTLRHSFATHLLEGGADLRAVQEMLGHADLSTTQIYTHVDRDYLRTVHHKFHPRG; encoded by the coding sequence GTGACACTGCCGCAGCTCGACGCGGAGGTTGCGCTCGCGTTCCACCTGACGGCATTCAGGGATCACCTCTCGCTCGAAGCCGGGCATTCGCCGCATACACTCGAGGGGTACCGCCGTGACCTCACACGGCTGGCCCAGTTCGCGGTGACCAAAGGGATCCACGAACCCGCTGGCCTGACCACACCGGTGCTGCGCGAGTTCGTCTTTCTCCTCAAGGATCTTGGGCTGAGCGGGGCCACCATCCGGCGGCACATTTCGGCCGTGCGAACCTGGTTCGCCTTCCTGGCGGCCGAAGGGCTGGTCACGAAGGATCCGAGCGATCGGCTCGAGACGCCCAAGCGCTGGCGGACGCTCCCTGAAGTACTCTCGGTGGAGCAGGTCGAGCGATTGCTCGAGGCACCAAAGGTGGAAGAGCCGCTGGCCTGGCGCGATCGCGCCCTGCTGGAGTTGGGCTACGGCGCTGGGCTCCGGGTGTCCGAACTCTGCAATCTCGGAATCACCGACCTGCTCCTTTCAGACGGCTTGGTCCGCGCGTTTGGCAAGGGTCGCAAGGAACGCCTGGTGCCGATCGGTCGAGCGGTCGTCTCGGCCCTCTCGGTCTATCTCCATACCATCCGGCCCACGCTCGACAAGGGAAACAGCAAGGGGCGCGTCCTCCTCAACGCGCGCGGCGAACCGCTCTCGCGCGTCGGGGCGTGGGGCATCGTCAAGAAGCGGTCGCAGCAAGCCGGGCTCGGCAAGGATGTCACCCCACATACGCTGCGGCACTCGTTCGCGACCCACCTGCTCGAGGGCGGTGCCGATCTTCGGGCGGTGCAGGAGATGCTGGGCCACGCCGATCTCTCGACGACCCAGATCTACACCCACGTGGACCGTGATTACCTGCGCACCGTCCACCACAAATTTCACCCACGCGGCTAG
- a CDS encoding menaquinone biosynthesis protein → MRLGRIPWINAAPVYAAMDRGLVPAPASVVSATAAELNDLLAAGELDLSVVSAVEYARDAASYHLLPNLAISCDGPVHSVALFSRRPVRELEGATVLRTASSRTSVLLLELLCRHRWGVQPNFATARAEATDLTTLQSLPHDAVLVIGDAALHLRMSGIYPVCEDLGSAWKEWTGLPFVFAVWAARREADRDAVLRVHEALLQSRAWGIEHLDLIAGEAAARTGIPASTCRAYLGDLDYELSYRHLAGLTEFFGRLAKDGLVPNGSLTFLTAA, encoded by the coding sequence ATGAGGCTCGGGCGGATTCCCTGGATCAACGCCGCGCCGGTCTATGCCGCGATGGATCGCGGCCTCGTGCCGGCGCCTGCGAGCGTGGTGTCCGCCACGGCCGCGGAGCTCAACGATCTGCTGGCGGCGGGTGAGCTCGATCTCAGCGTGGTTTCCGCCGTCGAGTATGCCCGCGACGCAGCGTCGTACCACCTGCTGCCAAACCTCGCGATTTCCTGCGACGGCCCGGTGCACAGCGTCGCGCTCTTTTCCCGCCGCCCCGTGCGTGAACTCGAGGGGGCCACGGTGCTCCGGACGGCGTCTTCGCGCACGTCGGTGCTGCTGCTCGAACTGCTCTGCCGGCATCGGTGGGGAGTCCAGCCGAACTTTGCCACGGCTCGGGCCGAGGCGACGGACCTCACGACGCTGCAGTCGCTGCCACATGATGCCGTCCTCGTCATTGGCGATGCAGCACTGCACCTTCGGATGAGCGGCATCTACCCCGTATGCGAAGATCTCGGCAGTGCCTGGAAGGAGTGGACCGGGCTCCCGTTCGTCTTTGCCGTGTGGGCCGCGCGGCGCGAGGCAGACCGCGACGCCGTGCTCCGCGTCCACGAGGCGCTGCTGCAGTCGCGGGCGTGGGGGATCGAGCATCTCGACCTCATTGCTGGCGAAGCCGCGGCTCGGACCGGCATTCCCGCGTCGACCTGCCGCGCCTATCTCGGTGATCTCGACTACGAACTCTCCTACCGACACCTCGCAGGCCTCACCGAGTTCTTCGGCCGCCTCGCGAAGGACGGACTGGTTCCCAATGGTTCCCTCACGTTTCTGACGGCGGCCTGA
- a CDS encoding YaeQ family protein, with the protein MALTATIYNFEIQLADVDRGVYEELALRVACHPSETPEYLVARVLAYALEYTEGITFGRGISEPDDPPIAVKDLTGTLLTWIEIGSPDAARLHKASKLARRVAVYTHKDPRMLLRQLEGERIHRSEALELYSFDREMIAELVGLLDRRTKLGLSVTDRQLYATIGETTISGEVLRHLLGS; encoded by the coding sequence TTGGCCCTGACCGCGACGATTTACAACTTCGAGATCCAGCTCGCCGATGTTGACAGAGGTGTCTACGAGGAGCTGGCGCTCCGGGTCGCCTGCCATCCTTCGGAGACCCCGGAATACCTGGTCGCGCGGGTGCTCGCGTACGCCCTGGAATACACCGAGGGGATCACCTTCGGGCGCGGAATTTCCGAGCCGGACGATCCGCCCATTGCCGTCAAGGATCTCACGGGAACGCTCCTGACGTGGATCGAAATCGGCAGCCCCGATGCGGCGCGGCTCCACAAGGCAAGCAAGCTCGCCCGCCGGGTCGCCGTCTACACGCATAAGGACCCGCGAATGCTCCTCCGCCAACTCGAGGGTGAGCGAATCCACCGCTCGGAGGCCCTCGAGCTTTACAGCTTTGACCGTGAGATGATTGCGGAACTGGTGGGCTTGCTGGATCGTCGCACGAAGCTGGGGCTTTCAGTGACCGATCGTCAACTCTATGCGACGATCGGTGAGACGACAATTTCGGGAGAAGTCCTGCGACACCTGCTCGGCAGCTAG
- a CDS encoding RNA polymerase sigma factor has protein sequence MDQPWTERGLVAAAAGGDEAAFRQLVQEHEGAIAATVTAMLGAGDDADDVGQETFVRFLRALPNFRGDAAVRTYLTRIAINLSLDVLARRRRRFGWLRLGVTAERDEPTVAAISPEEIDRDDRRRQIRLAVAALDPIHRAVVVLRILEERSTRETAELLQLPEGTVMSRLKRALARLAIALEPLENDR, from the coding sequence ATGGATCAACCGTGGACTGAGCGGGGGCTGGTCGCTGCGGCCGCGGGAGGGGACGAGGCTGCCTTCCGGCAGCTGGTGCAGGAACACGAAGGCGCGATCGCAGCCACAGTCACGGCAATGCTCGGCGCAGGGGACGATGCCGATGATGTGGGGCAGGAGACTTTTGTACGTTTCCTTCGCGCGCTGCCGAATTTTCGCGGTGACGCCGCGGTCCGCACCTACCTCACCCGGATTGCGATCAACCTCTCGCTCGATGTACTGGCACGTCGTCGACGCCGCTTCGGCTGGCTGCGACTTGGCGTCACGGCGGAGCGCGATGAACCCACCGTCGCCGCGATCAGCCCCGAGGAGATCGATCGTGACGACCGTCGCCGGCAGATCCGCCTCGCGGTCGCGGCGCTCGACCCCATTCACCGTGCCGTGGTCGTGCTCCGGATTCTCGAGGAGCGTTCGACCCGGGAGACCGCCGAGCTGTTGCAGCTTCCCGAAGGCACCGTGATGTCCCGCCTGAAGCGCGCTCTGGCCCGACTCGCCATCGCACTCGAACCGTTGGAGAACGACCGATGA
- the fabF gene encoding beta-ketoacyl-ACP synthase II — protein sequence MRRVVVTGLGLVTPVGLTVEESWANLLAGVSGAARITKFDPERFAVQFACEVKNFDPSPYIDRKEARRYDLFAQYGLAAAHQAMVQAGLSNGEMADPKRAGAIIGAGIGGMQTYQDNCEAFLTKGPDRVSPFFVPMFIPDIAAGLASIRYNLRGPNFATVSACASGTHAIGTSWQMIRGGIADVMLTGGCEAAITGLTVAAFSNMKALSARNENPAAASRPFDRGRDGFVLADGAGMLVLEEYEHAKARGVPILGEVIGYAASGDAYHITSPPEDGHGAMQAMTDCLESGGIGLDEVDYINAHGTSTSQGDIAETNAVKAVFGPRARDLVFASTKSMTGHALGAAGAIEAVISLLVASRGEIPPTINNDDPDPDCDLDCVPNVKRTQKVRVALSNSFGFGGHNATLAVRAM from the coding sequence GTGCGCCGCGTCGTCGTAACCGGACTCGGCCTGGTGACCCCGGTGGGGCTCACCGTGGAAGAGTCATGGGCGAACCTGCTTGCCGGCGTCTCCGGCGCGGCCCGCATTACCAAGTTCGACCCGGAGCGCTTCGCGGTGCAGTTTGCCTGTGAAGTGAAGAACTTCGATCCGTCGCCGTACATCGACCGGAAGGAAGCGCGACGGTACGACCTCTTCGCCCAGTATGGCCTGGCCGCTGCGCACCAGGCCATGGTGCAGGCGGGGTTGAGTAATGGCGAGATGGCCGACCCGAAGCGTGCCGGCGCGATCATCGGCGCGGGCATCGGGGGTATGCAGACCTACCAGGACAATTGCGAGGCCTTCCTCACGAAGGGCCCTGATCGCGTCTCACCGTTCTTCGTCCCGATGTTCATCCCGGATATCGCTGCGGGCCTCGCCTCGATTCGCTACAACCTGCGCGGACCCAATTTCGCCACCGTGTCGGCCTGCGCGTCGGGGACCCACGCCATCGGGACTTCGTGGCAGATGATCCGCGGCGGCATTGCCGATGTGATGCTGACCGGCGGGTGCGAGGCCGCGATCACCGGGCTCACCGTGGCCGCCTTCTCGAACATGAAAGCCCTTTCCGCGCGCAACGAGAATCCGGCGGCGGCATCACGGCCGTTTGACCGCGGTCGCGACGGCTTCGTCCTCGCCGACGGTGCGGGAATGCTCGTGCTCGAGGAGTATGAACACGCCAAGGCACGCGGCGTGCCGATCCTCGGAGAGGTCATCGGCTACGCGGCATCTGGCGATGCCTATCACATAACCTCGCCGCCGGAAGATGGTCACGGAGCGATGCAGGCGATGACCGACTGCCTCGAGAGCGGCGGGATTGGCCTCGATGAGGTTGACTACATCAACGCCCACGGCACCTCGACTTCGCAGGGCGACATCGCCGAAACGAACGCCGTGAAGGCGGTGTTCGGTCCGCGCGCACGCGACCTGGTGTTTGCCTCGACCAAGTCGATGACGGGACACGCCCTCGGCGCCGCTGGAGCGATCGAAGCGGTGATCTCGCTCCTGGTCGCGAGCCGTGGTGAGATTCCGCCGACGATCAACAACGACGATCCCGATCCTGATTGTGACCTCGATTGCGTGCCGAACGTGAAGCGGACACAGAAGGTTCGGGTCGCGCTTTCGAACTCCTTTGGATTCGGTGGCCACAACGCCACGCTGGCTGTCCGGGCGATGTGA
- a CDS encoding aminodeoxychorismate/anthranilate synthase component II yields MLLVLDNYDSFTFNLVQYLGELGAEPQVVRNDQLTVSEALDRAPRAILVSPGPGTPAEAGIAVPLIREAGQRGIPLLGVCLGHQAIGEAFGGDVVRADRMMHGKTTDVAHNGEGLFQGLPSPMTVMRYHSLVIAPESMPTELEVTAWSGDRPAGAEIMALRHRELPIWGVQFHPESVATPAGKELLVNFIRLAGLDS; encoded by the coding sequence ATGCTCCTTGTCCTCGACAACTACGACTCGTTCACCTTCAACCTGGTCCAGTACCTCGGTGAGCTCGGGGCCGAGCCTCAGGTGGTCCGGAACGATCAGCTGACGGTCTCCGAGGCCCTCGATCGAGCCCCACGGGCAATCCTGGTCTCTCCTGGGCCGGGCACTCCCGCAGAGGCCGGCATCGCTGTTCCGCTGATCCGGGAGGCGGGGCAGCGGGGCATTCCGCTGCTCGGGGTCTGCCTTGGACATCAGGCGATCGGTGAGGCCTTCGGGGGAGATGTTGTCCGGGCCGACCGGATGATGCACGGCAAGACCACCGACGTGGCGCATAACGGCGAAGGGTTGTTTCAGGGGCTGCCATCCCCGATGACCGTGATGCGCTACCACTCCCTCGTCATTGCGCCTGAGTCGATGCCCACGGAGCTCGAAGTGACGGCCTGGTCGGGCGACCGCCCGGCAGGCGCGGAGATCATGGCCCTGCGCCACCGGGAGCTCCCCATCTGGGGCGTGCAGTTCCACCCGGAGTCGGTCGCGACCCCCGCCGGAAAGGAATTGCTGGTGAACTTCATCCGCCTCGCGGGGCTTGACAGCTAA
- the mqnE gene encoding aminofutalosine synthase MqnE, which produces MAQTLNVPRHRLRDPALLGIADKVDAGERLTAADARILYASDDLIGLGTLADVANRRKNGDRVYFSANQHINPTNVCILRNTCTFCSFARMPKEDGHYTRSLEEVYHEAAQATGSPTKEFHIVGGLHPKLALSYYTDMIRGLKERHPQVHIKALTAVEIAHLARIEKCSVAEVLVALKEAGLTSLPGGGAEVFSTAVRATIAERKLTGTEWINVHREAHTLGIPSNCTMLYGHIETADDRIEHLTMLRDLQDETGGFLTYIPLAYHTEHNELGIELGRVGTATTGFEDLKNIAVGRLFLDNIPHVKTHWPMVTPFLSQIALAFGCDDVEGTVVFERVYHEAGATTQMHLAYEGLVALIRDAGKEPVERNSLYESIRTDFSELAIPQGGTVRASLPVVHAA; this is translated from the coding sequence ATGGCTCAGACCCTGAACGTACCGCGCCATCGCCTCCGTGATCCCGCCCTCCTTGGTATCGCCGACAAGGTCGATGCCGGCGAGCGCCTGACCGCGGCCGATGCTCGAATCCTCTATGCCAGCGATGACCTGATCGGCCTCGGTACCCTCGCCGATGTCGCCAATCGCCGCAAGAACGGCGACCGGGTCTACTTCTCGGCCAACCAGCATATCAACCCGACCAACGTCTGCATTCTCCGGAACACCTGCACCTTCTGCTCCTTCGCCAGAATGCCGAAAGAGGATGGACACTACACCCGCTCCCTGGAAGAGGTGTATCACGAGGCCGCGCAGGCAACCGGCTCGCCGACGAAGGAATTTCACATCGTTGGCGGGCTGCATCCGAAGCTCGCGCTGAGCTATTACACCGACATGATCCGCGGGCTGAAGGAACGTCACCCGCAGGTGCACATCAAGGCGCTCACGGCCGTCGAAATCGCCCATCTCGCACGCATCGAGAAGTGTTCCGTGGCCGAGGTGCTGGTGGCGCTCAAGGAGGCCGGGCTGACGTCACTGCCCGGCGGCGGCGCCGAAGTCTTCTCGACCGCCGTGCGTGCGACGATCGCCGAGCGAAAGCTCACCGGTACCGAGTGGATCAACGTGCATCGCGAAGCACACACGCTTGGCATCCCCAGCAACTGTACCATGCTCTACGGACATATCGAAACCGCCGATGACCGCATTGAGCACCTGACGATGCTGCGTGATCTGCAGGACGAGACCGGGGGCTTCCTCACCTACATCCCGCTCGCGTACCACACCGAACACAACGAACTCGGGATCGAGCTGGGCCGCGTCGGAACGGCCACGACCGGCTTCGAGGATCTCAAGAACATTGCGGTCGGGCGGCTCTTCCTCGACAACATCCCGCACGTCAAGACCCATTGGCCGATGGTAACGCCGTTCCTCTCCCAGATCGCACTGGCCTTCGGCTGTGATGACGTGGAAGGGACCGTCGTCTTTGAGCGCGTCTACCATGAGGCCGGCGCGACGACGCAGATGCACCTGGCCTACGAGGGACTCGTCGCACTGATCCGGGATGCCGGCAAGGAACCCGTCGAGCGCAACTCGCTCTACGAATCGATCCGCACCGACTTCAGCGAACTCGCGATTCCGCAAGGCGGCACCGTGCGCGCTTCGCTCCCAGTGGTGCACGCCGCATGA
- the ispF gene encoding 2-C-methyl-D-erythritol 2,4-cyclodiphosphate synthase: MIRVGIGYDSHRFAAGRRLVLGGVVIPYTLGLHGHSDADAVGHAVTDAILGAAALGDIGRLFPDTDAEWKDADSMLLLAEAHRQVQAAGWTLHQTDVTVIAQAPKLAPHVPAMQARMAEVLGVPVGSVSIKAKTNEGMGFLGRGEGIAVMAVATLTAIPGRPTLLP; the protein is encoded by the coding sequence GTGATTCGGGTGGGAATAGGCTACGACTCACACCGCTTCGCGGCCGGCCGCCGACTGGTGCTCGGCGGCGTCGTCATTCCGTACACGCTGGGGCTGCACGGGCATTCCGATGCCGACGCGGTCGGGCATGCGGTGACCGACGCGATCCTCGGCGCCGCCGCACTCGGTGATATCGGTCGACTCTTTCCCGATACCGATGCGGAATGGAAGGACGCCGATTCGATGCTCCTGCTTGCGGAAGCGCATCGCCAGGTGCAGGCCGCAGGCTGGACACTGCACCAGACCGATGTCACCGTGATCGCACAGGCACCGAAGCTCGCACCACACGTGCCCGCCATGCAGGCTCGGATGGCAGAAGTGCTGGGCGTGCCGGTCGGATCAGTATCGATCAAGGCCAAGACCAACGAAGGAATGGGCTTCCTCGGTCGCGGCGAGGGCATTGCTGTCATGGCGGTTGCCACACTCACTGCGATCCCGGGCCGCCCAACGCTCCTGCCATGA
- a CDS encoding ATP-binding protein — MSRAPEPSDHPTTLPGLPRRGVASFRPLHAAALIAGAAILLAVLVRRSAISSDTVIIRQQVIQETIPSANALETAINRRMALLDGVAAFLAVNWGRPGLAQDFDAFGTRILKGVPGVRSIQYVVDGRITQTVPLAGNEAAVGRDILHDPRPEISVELRHALESDGVVLSGPIQLFQGGRGLIGRLAFRDAKGEVLGVAAVVLDVDPLLHESGFDNQQSLWMRLRDSSGAVIAGRPGLEQAGEVIRTEVHLPDRTWTLESVPAGGWDSRSTGPLFPFAVRVGLVVLLMALSAFLARSRQLARIEARDAQLRRGAEEKFARLFSLIPDGVILTRYADGRILEVNDVLVSMTGRPRDELIGRTTIEAGLWSSTEGREQLLAALAADRSISEFALALPTGDGHLRECRMSGRVVNFDGVDCLLMIIRDVHDQLQLERRLTEAARLEAVGRLAGGIAHDFNNLITAIAGYAQLLRERCHGDPEALRDLNEIVQSSDRAAELTRQLLAFARKQMVQPRVVDANTVIVGANSLLRRLVGEKITIATTIAPSPARVLIDPTQFEQVLTNLAVNARDAMPNGGTLHIQTTVEGNTVIVTVSDTGTGVAPDVREHIFEPFFTTKAAGQGTGLGLATCYGIIQQAGGRIEVTSRLGEWTTFRIALPLAPGAPDPAPPSRDEHEAPRGTETILVAEDEPQIRRLAERVLKQLGYTVLVAVDGNEALALASAHNGTLQLLLTDMVMPGMGGGELARRIHETRPETRLLLMSGYSEELVAAEYGGAPFLAKPFSPAELADAVREALDGRS, encoded by the coding sequence ATGTCCCGCGCGCCAGAACCATCGGACCATCCGACGACCCTCCCCGGGCTGCCCCGGCGGGGGGTCGCCTCGTTTCGCCCGTTGCATGCTGCCGCCCTGATCGCCGGGGCCGCGATTCTGCTCGCGGTCCTCGTGCGGCGCTCTGCGATTTCCAGCGATACCGTGATCATCCGCCAACAGGTGATCCAGGAAACGATTCCGTCGGCGAACGCGCTCGAGACGGCCATCAACCGCCGCATGGCGTTGCTCGATGGCGTCGCTGCATTCCTCGCTGTCAACTGGGGGCGGCCAGGGCTGGCCCAGGACTTCGATGCATTCGGGACCCGGATCCTGAAGGGTGTCCCGGGCGTCCGCAGCATCCAGTACGTCGTCGACGGTCGGATCACGCAGACGGTACCGCTCGCCGGCAACGAGGCGGCGGTCGGCCGAGACATCCTTCACGATCCGAGACCCGAGATCAGCGTCGAACTCCGCCACGCGCTGGAGTCAGATGGCGTGGTGCTTTCCGGCCCGATCCAGCTTTTTCAGGGTGGGCGCGGCCTCATCGGCCGGCTCGCCTTCCGTGATGCAAAGGGCGAGGTGCTCGGCGTTGCGGCCGTTGTCCTCGATGTCGACCCGCTGCTGCACGAGTCAGGATTCGACAACCAGCAATCACTCTGGATGCGACTGCGTGACAGCAGCGGCGCTGTCATTGCCGGGCGCCCAGGGTTGGAGCAGGCAGGAGAAGTGATCCGGACGGAAGTGCACCTCCCCGACCGGACCTGGACGCTGGAATCGGTGCCGGCCGGCGGCTGGGACTCGCGCTCGACCGGCCCGCTCTTCCCGTTCGCCGTGCGGGTGGGGCTCGTGGTTCTGCTGATGGCCCTCTCGGCCTTCCTGGCCCGCAGCCGTCAGCTCGCGCGAATCGAGGCGCGTGATGCCCAGCTGCGACGCGGGGCTGAAGAAAAGTTCGCGCGCCTTTTCTCGCTGATCCCCGACGGTGTCATCCTGACTCGGTACGCCGATGGTCGGATCCTCGAGGTCAACGACGTCCTTGTGTCGATGACCGGGCGCCCGCGTGACGAACTCATCGGGCGGACGACGATCGAAGCCGGGCTCTGGAGCTCGACCGAAGGCCGTGAGCAGTTGCTTGCCGCGCTGGCGGCCGACCGGAGCATCAGCGAATTTGCGCTCGCGTTGCCGACCGGTGACGGGCACCTGCGCGAGTGCCGCATGTCCGGGCGAGTCGTCAATTTCGATGGCGTCGACTGCCTGTTGATGATCATCCGTGATGTCCACGATCAACTGCAACTGGAGCGTCGCCTCACGGAAGCGGCCCGGCTCGAGGCGGTGGGTCGGCTCGCAGGCGGAATCGCCCACGATTTCAACAACCTGATCACGGCGATTGCCGGCTACGCGCAGCTCCTGCGCGAGCGGTGCCACGGCGATCCGGAAGCATTGCGAGACCTGAACGAAATCGTCCAGTCGTCGGATCGTGCCGCCGAACTCACCCGGCAGCTGCTGGCCTTCGCCCGCAAGCAGATGGTGCAGCCCCGGGTCGTGGATGCCAACACGGTCATTGTGGGCGCCAACTCACTGCTGCGCCGACTGGTCGGAGAGAAGATCACGATCGCGACGACCATCGCCCCATCGCCGGCACGGGTCCTGATCGACCCCACCCAGTTCGAACAGGTGCTCACGAACCTGGCCGTCAATGCCCGCGACGCGATGCCGAATGGAGGCACGCTCCATATCCAGACGACGGTCGAAGGGAATACCGTCATCGTTACGGTATCGGATACGGGCACCGGCGTCGCACCTGACGTGCGCGAGCACATCTTCGAGCCATTCTTCACCACCAAGGCGGCGGGCCAGGGAACTGGCCTCGGGCTGGCGACCTGCTACGGCATCATTCAGCAAGCCGGAGGTCGCATCGAGGTCACCTCCCGGCTCGGTGAATGGACCACGTTCCGGATTGCGTTGCCTCTCGCCCCTGGTGCACCGGACCCGGCGCCGCCAAGCCGGGATGAGCACGAGGCACCGCGAGGAACCGAGACCATCCTGGTCGCCGAAGATGAGCCCCAGATTCGCCGGCTGGCGGAGCGCGTTCTCAAACAGCTGGGCTACACCGTTCTCGTGGCAGTCGACGGTAATGAGGCACTGGCCCTCGCGAGTGCGCACAATGGCACTCTCCAGCTCCTGCTCACCGACATGGTGATGCCGGGCATGGGTGGTGGTGAACTTGCGCGACGGATCCACGAGACGCGGCCGGAGACCCGACTCCTGCTGATGTCCGGGTACAGCGAGGAGCTCGTCGCCGCCGAGTATGGTGGGGCCCCCTTCCTCGCGAAGCCGTTTTCCCCGGCCGAGCTTGCCGATGCCGTCCGCGAGGCGCTCGACGGACGTTCGTAG
- the mqnC gene encoding cyclic dehypoxanthinyl futalosine synthase has product MSMLDRSSAEFRGYLELYEKAPLLELGAQADAVRQRLHPDPVVTYIIDRNINYTNVCVADCAFCAFYRRPKDKEGYVLSFEQIGAKIDECKAIGGVQILLQGGHNPYIPFDWYLELMRYIKANHPIHIHGFSPSEVVFFSERFRMPVAEVVRQLHEAGLDSIPGGGGEILVDEIRERVAKKKAQTEEWLGVQEEAHRQGMKTSVTMMYGLGESNADRIEHLLRVRDVQAKTGGFTAFICWPLQPEGTGMSEYVKTDAVTYLRTLAMARIICQNIPNLQSSWVTMGLKVGQVALRFGANDFGSLMMEENVVSAAGTTYRATIGEMERAIRDAGLTPMRRRQDYSLVAESLAAVA; this is encoded by the coding sequence ATGTCGATGCTCGATCGCAGCAGCGCGGAGTTCCGTGGCTACCTGGAGCTCTACGAAAAGGCGCCACTCCTGGAGCTGGGCGCGCAGGCCGATGCCGTGCGGCAGCGGCTGCACCCGGATCCGGTGGTGACCTACATCATCGATCGCAACATCAACTACACCAACGTGTGCGTGGCCGATTGCGCCTTCTGCGCCTTCTACCGCCGACCGAAGGACAAGGAGGGCTACGTCCTCTCGTTCGAACAGATCGGTGCCAAGATCGATGAATGCAAGGCAATTGGGGGCGTGCAGATCCTGCTGCAGGGCGGCCACAATCCGTACATCCCGTTCGACTGGTATCTCGAACTGATGCGGTACATCAAGGCCAACCATCCGATTCACATTCACGGCTTCTCGCCGTCGGAAGTGGTGTTCTTCTCGGAGCGCTTCCGGATGCCGGTGGCGGAGGTAGTGCGGCAACTGCACGAAGCCGGGCTGGATTCGATTCCCGGTGGTGGCGGCGAGATCCTGGTCGATGAGATCCGCGAACGCGTCGCCAAGAAGAAGGCGCAGACGGAAGAGTGGCTCGGCGTGCAGGAGGAAGCGCACCGCCAGGGAATGAAGACGTCGGTCACGATGATGTATGGGCTGGGGGAGAGCAACGCCGACCGGATTGAACATCTCCTCCGCGTTCGCGATGTCCAGGCGAAGACGGGCGGGTTCACCGCCTTCATCTGCTGGCCGCTGCAGCCCGAAGGGACCGGCATGAGTGAGTACGTCAAGACCGATGCGGTCACCTACCTGCGTACACTCGCGATGGCTCGCATCATCTGCCAGAACATTCCGAACCTGCAGTCGTCGTGGGTCACCATGGGCCTCAAGGTGGGGCAGGTGGCGTTGCGATTCGGGGCCAACGATTTCGGCTCGCTGATGATGGAAGAGAACGTCGTCTCCGCCGCAGGCACGACATACCGAGCCACCATCGGCGAGATGGAGCGCGCGATTCGCGATGCGGGACTCACCCCGATGCGGCGGCGGCAGGACTATTCGCTCGTTGCCGAATCACTGGCGGCCGTCGCGTGA
- the kdsB gene encoding 3-deoxy-manno-octulosonate cytidylyltransferase — MPVLLVVPARVGSTRLPRKPLQLLGGAPLVARVVERARQVPGVDHLVVATDSIEIADALGYLGVAIVMTDPGHESGTDRVAEVARHPDYAGCEIVVNLQGDEPFMPVEAVAGAMARVRQGDAIGTAAAPLDPALRHEPALVKVVSDASGRALYFSRAAIPHVRDDADLAAARWWQHLGVYAYQRDALLQVTALPTCALERAERLEQLRALDAGLTIGLAFLDRPAPAGIDTPADLAAAEMRWRDLAEAC; from the coding sequence GTGCCTGTCCTGCTTGTCGTGCCCGCTCGCGTCGGCTCGACGCGACTCCCTCGCAAACCCCTCCAGCTTCTGGGCGGGGCCCCACTGGTGGCCCGCGTGGTCGAGCGCGCCCGTCAGGTTCCGGGGGTCGATCATCTCGTGGTGGCCACAGACTCCATCGAAATTGCGGATGCACTCGGGTATCTCGGCGTGGCCATCGTGATGACCGACCCGGGCCACGAGAGCGGGACCGATCGTGTCGCTGAGGTCGCGCGCCACCCGGACTACGCCGGCTGCGAGATCGTCGTGAACCTGCAAGGCGACGAGCCGTTCATGCCGGTCGAGGCCGTGGCCGGGGCGATGGCACGAGTCCGCCAGGGCGATGCGATCGGCACGGCAGCCGCTCCGCTCGATCCCGCGCTTCGCCACGAACCGGCACTCGTGAAGGTCGTGAGCGATGCCTCGGGACGGGCCCTCTATTTCTCGCGCGCGGCGATTCCCCACGTGCGGGATGACGCCGACCTCGCCGCGGCGCGCTGGTGGCAGCACCTCGGCGTCTATGCCTATCAGCGCGATGCGTTGCTGCAGGTGACGGCGCTCCCCACCTGCGCACTCGAACGTGCCGAACGACTGGAACAGCTGCGTGCGCTCGACGCTGGCCTCACCATCGGCCTCGCCTTCCTTGATCGACCCGCTCCCGCCGGCATTGATACGCCGGCTGACCTGGCCGCCGCAGAAATGCGGTGGCGTGACCTTGCCGAGGCTTGCTGA